TAAATTGTAAACTCCTGCGCAACGAGATAACCAAAGGTTGTCAACATATACACCTGAAGCCTTTGTCCATTTTCTGAGGTTCCCATACAGATGTCGCTGGTTGCATTACCGTTGGTACCGCCAGTAAACAGTTCCGACTCATAAACACGCAATTGGTTATAGGTAGGTGAACTCAGTGTGGTACCAATGCGGGCTCGATCGCTAATATCATAGACATACATCTGCCCGATCTCATTGCTTCCAAACAATTTGACCTGAGCCAAAATATCTGCATTGTTAAAACGCTGAAAGGCGATACCACCATTCATGGCAGTACCGGTAATTGCCGGGAATGCTGCTAGCCGCCCCCATGTACTTCCCGAAACATAAGCAAGTTCGGCGTTAGTGCTCGCGATCAGTTCGGCGTTAGCGCCGACCCCTAAAGGAAGATATTCCGGTAGAAAGCCTAATGATGCCGCACCATCCTTATATTCCAGGACATCGGCAGCGGTAGATTTTATCTGGCCATTTTCGACTGTCCAACGCAGGAGGTAACGACTGGTTGCAACCGAAGCAAGTAACTGACCGTTTCCGTCCATATCCCCTACCCAGTTAAGTTTACGACCGATATTGCCATCGCCGGCAGCTACCGCAGCAGGTTTGCTATAAGGTAGATCCAATAACTTGACAGGACTGGTATCAAAAACATCTTTGTATTTGTATAACACAAAGCTCTGTCCATTCGGCGTATAAGTTCCTAGCATAAATCGTCCTTTTTCATCGCTCACACCTTGGAAGATCAAGCGACCTGCCGGGAAAGGATTTGTTAGGTTATGGGAATAAGCTCCTGTGAAA
The Sphingobacterium multivorum genome window above contains:
- a CDS encoding DUF5018 domain-containing protein, translated to MDKIKFYSLWACAILLGGCQKPNYLERNVKNQLMDFYATIDGKGQDRLFLSTISNDTVYLHVDYYYPIDSDNEVDLSRLMLRASVPADAQVTPGLNGFTDLTAPKKITVTAGNGDAKDYVVIAEKKGNTDISGVKITFKDSEQKVNEVEGILNGNTVTFYVVPGMDLSQASLSYVINKHSSGSIASGGQVNLANGAEVPLTISGAGNIKRQLKLVVKEPVKLEKGVGISRRLFLKKAADLGFTANSETSCFVSGDYLVIVSRTSPSVFKVYNRFTGAYSHNLTNPFPAGRLIFQGVSDEKGRFMLGTYTPNGQSFVLYKYKDVFDTSPVKLLDLPYSKPAAVAAGDGNIGRKLNWVGDMDGNGQLLASVATSRYLLRWTVENGQIKSTAADVLEYKDGAASLGFLPEYLPLGVGANAELIASTNAELAYVSGSTWGRLAAFPAITGTAMNGGIAFQRFNNADILAQVKLFGSNEIGQMYVYDISDRARIGTTLSSPTYNQLRVYESELFTGGTNGNATSDICMGTSENGQRLQVYMLTTFGYLVAQEFTIYADSN